In Humulus lupulus chromosome 6, drHumLupu1.1, whole genome shotgun sequence, a single genomic region encodes these proteins:
- the LOC133783127 gene encoding probable xyloglucan endotransglucosylase/hydrolase protein 23, which produces MASFSHSANLFAVFVVFCMVVVSASAGDLNQDFQITWGDGRANIINNGELLTLSLDKASGSGFQSKNEYLFGQIDMQLKLVAGNSAGTVTAYYLSSKGSTWDEIDFEFLGNLSGDPYILHTNVFSQGKGNREQQFYLWFDPTADFHTYSILWNPQHIVFSVDGTPIRKFKNLESKGVPYPKNQPMRIYSSLWNADDWATRGGLVKTDWSKAPFTASYRNFKANACVMSSGSSSCASNSQASNSWLNQELDSAGEQKLKWVQKNYLIYNYCSDSKRFPQGFPLECTVV; this is translated from the exons atGGCTTCTTTTTCTCATTCAGCAAATTTGTTTGCGGTCTTTGTGGTGTTTTGCATGGTTGTTGTTAGTGCTTCAGCTGGTGATTTGAACCAAGATTTTCAGATTACGTGGGGTGATGGCCGAGCTAATATAATCAACAATGGAGAGCTTCTTACTCTGTCACTTGACAAAGCCTCAGGCTCTGGATTTCAATCCAAGAATGAGTACCTCTTCGGCCAAATTGATATGCAGCTCAAGCTTGTTGCTGGCAACTCTGCTGGCACTGTCACTGCCTATTAT CTGTCATCAAAAGGGTCGACTTGGGATGAAATAGACTTTGAGTTCTTGGGCAATCTGAGTGGTGATCCTTACATTCTTCACACCAACGTGTTTAGCCAAGGCAAGGGCAACAGAGAGCAACAATTCTACTTATGGTTTGACCCAACTGCTGATTTTCACACATATTCCATTCTTTGGAACCCTCAGCACATTGT CTTCTCTGTGGATGGTACCCCAATTAGAAAGTTCAAGAACTTGGAATCAAAGGGTGTCCCATACCCAAAGAACCAGCCAATGAGAATATACTCAAGCCTTTGGAATGCTGATGATTGGGCCACAAGGGGTGGTTTGGTCAAGACTGATTGGAGTAAGGCTCCTTTCACAGCCTCCTACAGGAACTTCAAAGCCAATGCCTGTGTTATGAGCTCTGGTTCATCTTCCTGTGCTTCAAACTCTCAAGCTTCAAACTCATGGCTCAACCAAGAGCTGGACTCTGCTGGTGAACAAAAGTTGAAATGGGTTCAAAAGAATTACTTGATCTACAATTACTGTTCTGATTCTAAGAGATTTCCCCAAGGTTTCCCTCTAGAATGCACCGTGGTTTAA
- the LOC133783126 gene encoding xyloglucan endotransglucosylase/hydrolase protein 22-like → MAIALLLLLLPDLFTAVVSTGNFSQDFDLTWGDGRGQILDGGDLLTLSLDNISGSGFRSKKEYLFGNINMQLKLVPGNSSGTVITYYLASNKSTLWDEIDFAFVGNLSGEPYVVHTNVLTQGKGDKVQQFYLWFDPTQDFHTYSFLWNPLRIIFAVDGSPIRVFKNLESSMGVPYPRSQPMRIYSTLCSAKELVTDGGGGFVETDWSKAPFNASYRNFDDKESCVWWSGASSCNSTTAATSPWLSDQLDSASQERLRWIQSNYMIYNYCSDVQRFPDGLPPECDVV, encoded by the exons ATGGCGATTGCATTACTACTTCTTCTCTTGCCTGACCTTTTCACGGCCGTGGTCTCAACCGGAAATTTCAGCCAGGATTTTGATCTAACGTGGGGAGATGGCCGAGGTCAGATATTGGACGGTGGTGATCTTCTAACATTGTCTCTTGACAATATCTCCGGCTCCGGATTCCGGTCAAAAAAAGAGTATCTTTTTGGCAACATTAACATGCAACTCAAGCTTGTTCCCGGCAACTCTTCTGGCACCGTCATAACCTATTAT CTTGCTTCGAACAAGTCGACATTATGGGATGAGATAGACTTTGCATTCGTGGGAAACTTGAGTGGTGAGCCTTATGTTGTACACACAAATGTGTTAACTCAAGGCAAAGGTGACAAAGTGCAACAATTCTACCTTTGGTTTGACCCAACTCAGGATTTTCATACCTATTCTTTCCTTTGGAATCCCCTTCGTATTAT CTTTGCAGTGGATGGTTCTCCTATTCGAGTGTTCAAAAACTTGGAGTCATCAATGGGAGTTCCATACCCTAGAAGCCAGCCAATGCGGATATACTCAACCTTATGCAGCGCCAAGGAGTTGGTTACAGACGGAGGCGGCGGATTCGTGGAAACGGACTGGAGCAAAGCTCCGTTCAACGCCTCATACCGGAACTTCGACGACAAAGAGTCGTGCGTTTGGTGGTCAGGGGCGTCTTCTTGCAACTCCACCACCGCTGCTACGTCCCCGTGGCTGTCGGACCAGCTTGACTCCGCCAGCCAAGAGAGGCTGAGATGGATTCAGAGTAATTACATGATCTATAATTATTGTTCTGACGTTCAACGATTTCCCGATGGCCTCCCACCTGAATGCGACGTCGTTTGA
- the LOC133783129 gene encoding probable xyloglucan endotransglucosylase/hydrolase protein 23: protein MASLSSLMKCSSVLLVFSLLVFGSFVVDVSAGDLNQDFQITWGDGRANIINSGELLTLSLDKASGSGFQSKNEYLFGQIDMQLKLVAGNSAGTVTAYYLSSKGSTWDEIDFEFLGNLSGDPYILHTNVFSQGKGNREQQFYLWFDPTADFHTYSILWNPQHIVFSVDGTSIRKFKNLESKGVPYPKNQPMRIYSSLWNADDWATRGGLVKTDWSKAPFTASYRNFKASACVMSSGSSSCASNSQPSNSWLNQELDSAGEQKLKWVQKNYLIYNYCSDSKRFPQGFPLECTMV from the exons ATGGCTTCTCTTTCTTCGCTCATGAAATGTTCCTCTGTTTTGCTGGTGTTTTCTCTTCTTGTTTTTGGCTCCTTTGTGGTTGATGTCTCAGCTGGAGATTTGAACCAAGATTTTCAGATTACATGGGGTGATGGCAGAGCTAACATAATCAACAGTGGAGAGCTTCTTACTCTGTCACTTGACAAAGCCTCAGGCTCTGGATTTCAATCCAAGAATGAGTATCTCTTCGGCCAAATTGATATGCAGCTCAAGCTTGTTGCTGGCAACTCTGCTGGCACTGTCACTGCCTATTAT CTGTCATCAAAAGGGTCCACCTGGGATGAAATAGACTTTGAGTTCTTAGGAAATCTGAGCGGTGATCCTTACATTCTTCACACCAACGTGTTTAGCCAAGGCAAGGGCAACAGAGAGCAACAGTTCTACTTGTGGTTTGACCCAACTGCTGATTTCCACACATATTCCATTCTCTGGAACCCTCAGCACATTGT CTTCTCTGTGGATGGTACCTCAATCAGAAAGTTCAAGAACTTGGAATCAAAGGGTGTCCCATACCCCAAGAACCAGCCAATGAGAATATACTCAAGCCTTTGGAATGCCGATGATTGGGCCACAAGAGGTGGTTTGGTCAAGACTGATTGGAGTAAGGCTCCCTTCACAGCCTCCTACAGGAACTTCAAAGCCAGTGCTTGTGTTATGAGCTCTGGTTCATCTTCTTGTGCCTCAAACTCTCAACCTTCGAACTCATGGCTCAACCAAGAGTTGGATTCAGCTGGTGAACAAAAGCTGAAATGGGTTCAGAAGAACTACTTGATCTACAATTACTGCTCAGATTCTAAGAGATTTCCCCAAGGTTTCCCTCTAGAATGCACCATGGTTTAA
- the LOC133783130 gene encoding probable xyloglucan endotransglucosylase/hydrolase protein 23 — protein sequence MASLSSLIKCSSLLLVFSLLVFGSFVVDVSAGDLNQDFQITWGDGRARIINNGELLTLSLDKASGSGFQSKNEYLFGQIDMQLKLVAGNSAGTVTAYYLSSKGSTWDEIDFEFLGNLSGDPYILHTNVFSQGKGNREQQFYLWFDPTADFHTYSILWNPQHIVFSVDGTPIRKFKNLESKGVPYPKNQPMRIYSSLWNADDWATRGGLVKTDWSKAPFTASYRNFKASACVMSSGSSSCASNSQPSKSWLNQELDSAGEQKLKWVQKNYMIYNYCSDAKRFPQGFPRECSMV from the exons ATGGCTTCTCTTTCTTCGCTCATCAAATGCTCCTCTCTTTTGCTGGTGTTTTCTCTTCTTGTTTTTGGCTCCTTTGTGGTTGATGTCTCAGCTGGAGATTTGAACCAAGATTTTCAGATTACATGGGGTGATGGCAGAGCTAGGATAATCAACAATGGAGAGCTTCTTACTCTGTCACTTGACAAAGCCTCAGGCTCTGGATTTCAGTCCAAGAATGAGTATCTCTTCGGCCAAATTGATATGCAGCTCAAGCTTGTTGCTGGCAACTCTGCTGGCACTGTCACTGCCTATTAT CTGTCATCAAAAGGGTCCACTTGGGATGAAATAGACTTTGAGTTCTTGGGCAATCTGAGTGGTGATCCTTACATTCTTCACACCAACGTGTTTAGCCAAGGCAAGGGCAACAGAGAGCAACAGTTCTACTTGTGGTTTGACCCAACTGCTGATTTCCACACATATTCCATTCTCTGGAACCCTCAGCACATTGT CTTCTCTGTGGATGGTACCCCAATCAGAAAGTTCAAGAACTTGGAATCAAAGGGTGTCCCATACCCCAAGAACCAGCCAATGAGAATATACTCGAGCCTTTGGAATGCTGATGATTGGGCCACAAGGGGTGGTTTGGTCAAGACTGATTGGAGCAAGGCTCCTTTCACAGCCTCCTACAGGAACTTCAAAGCCAGTGCTTGTGTTATGAGCTCTGGCTCATCTTCTTGTGCCTCAAACTCTCAACCTTCGAAGTCATGGCTCAACCAAGAGTTGGACTCAGCTGGTGAACAAAAATTGAAATGGGTTCAGAAGAACTACATGATCTATAATTATTGCAGTGATGCTAAGAGGTTTCCGCAGGGGTTTCCTCGAGAGTGCAGCATGGTTTAA